In Massilistercora timonensis, the following are encoded in one genomic region:
- a CDS encoding metal-sensing transcriptional repressor — protein sequence MEKTKEIQECCHRTKERGEQEYKDLIHRLNRVEGQIRGIKKMVENDAYCPEILIQVSAANAALNSFTKVLLASHIRSCVAEDIREGKEETIDELVTVLQKLMK from the coding sequence GTGGAAAAGACAAAAGAGATCCAGGAATGCTGTCACCGGACGAAAGAGCGGGGAGAGCAGGAATATAAGGACCTGATCCACCGGCTGAACCGGGTGGAGGGGCAGATCCGGGGCATCAAGAAGATGGTGGAGAACGACGCCTACTGTCCGGAGATCCTGATCCAGGTGTCCGCGGCCAACGCGGCCCTTAACAGCTTTACCAAAGTCCTTCTTGCCAGTCATATCCGAAGCTGTGTGGCGGAGGATATCCGGGAGGGGAAGGAAGAGACCATCGACGAGTTAGTAACCGTATTGCAGAAATTGATGAAATAA
- the nifU gene encoding Fe-S cluster assembly scaffold protein NifU translates to MYTEKVMDHFQHPRNVGEIENASGVGTVGNAKCGDIMRIYLDVDENQIIRDVKFKTFGCGAAVATSSMATELVKGKSVQEAMKVTNKAVMEALDGLPPVKVHCSLLAEEAIHAALWDYAQKNGIEIEGLEKPKSDIHEGEEEEDEEY, encoded by the coding sequence ATGTATACAGAGAAAGTTATGGACCATTTTCAGCATCCCAGAAATGTAGGCGAGATCGAGAATGCCAGCGGCGTGGGTACTGTGGGAAACGCTAAGTGCGGCGATATCATGCGGATCTACCTGGATGTGGATGAGAACCAGATCATCCGGGATGTAAAATTTAAAACCTTTGGTTGCGGAGCCGCGGTGGCTACCAGCAGCATGGCCACGGAACTGGTGAAAGGGAAATCCGTACAGGAGGCCATGAAGGTGACCAACAAGGCGGTGATGGAAGCACTGGACGGGCTGCCGCCGGTGAAGGTGCACTGTTCTCTCCTGGCGGAGGAGGCCATCCATGCGGCTCTCTGGGATTACGCCCAGAAGAACGGCATTGAGATCGAAGGACTGGAAAAGCCCAAGTCTGATATCCATGAAGGCGAAGAAGAGGAAGACGAGGAATATTAG
- a CDS encoding D-alanyl-D-alanine carboxypeptidase family protein — protein sequence MKRILALLPGLVLLAQLWAQPVLAADLGQLLLQEEETKETKEKADGAELQLSAPSALLMEASTGQVIYEKNPDDPLPPASVTKVMTLLLLFDALEEGKIHLEDEVTTSEYAASMGGSQVFLEPGEIQTVDTLIKCIAVASANDACVAMAEKVWGSEEAFVEEMNQRAKELGMENTTFVNCNGLDAEGHLTTARDIALMSRELITSYPQIRDYCMIWMEDITHTTRKGTSTFGLSNTNKLVRHYEYATGLKTGSTSKAGFCISATAEKEGMELIGVIMAARTSKERTKDAVALLNYGFGKCNRYAEDSVPRTNPVQVGRGVKDHVETIQKEPFVYLDTAGADLSAIERKEEPVTDRAAPVKKGEKVGEAVYTLDGREIGRVDILAAESVAGVSMKSAAQEAVRWYLL from the coding sequence ATGAAACGAATTCTGGCTCTGCTGCCCGGACTGGTCCTTTTGGCTCAGTTGTGGGCGCAACCGGTGCTGGCGGCAGATCTTGGGCAACTCCTACTACAGGAAGAAGAGACCAAAGAGACAAAAGAGAAGGCGGACGGCGCGGAACTTCAGTTATCTGCGCCGTCCGCCTTATTGATGGAAGCCTCCACCGGACAGGTGATCTATGAGAAAAATCCGGATGATCCACTTCCTCCTGCCAGCGTGACCAAAGTGATGACCCTGCTCCTGCTCTTCGACGCCCTGGAAGAGGGGAAGATCCATCTGGAGGACGAGGTGACCACCTCTGAGTACGCGGCCTCCATGGGCGGATCCCAGGTGTTCCTGGAACCGGGAGAGATACAGACGGTGGATACTCTGATCAAGTGCATCGCCGTGGCCAGCGCCAATGATGCCTGTGTGGCCATGGCGGAGAAGGTCTGGGGCAGCGAAGAGGCATTTGTGGAAGAGATGAATCAGCGGGCGAAAGAGCTTGGGATGGAGAACACCACTTTCGTCAACTGTAACGGCCTTGACGCAGAGGGACATCTGACTACGGCAAGGGATATTGCCCTTATGTCCCGGGAACTGATCACTTCCTATCCCCAGATCCGGGATTACTGTATGATCTGGATGGAGGACATTACCCACACTACCAGGAAGGGGACTTCCACCTTTGGACTTTCCAACACCAACAAGCTGGTGCGCCACTATGAGTACGCCACAGGATTAAAGACCGGTTCTACCAGTAAGGCGGGCTTCTGTATCTCTGCTACAGCCGAGAAGGAAGGGATGGAGCTGATCGGGGTGATCATGGCGGCCAGGACCAGTAAGGAGCGGACGAAAGATGCGGTGGCACTTCTCAACTACGGGTTTGGGAAATGCAACAGATATGCGGAGGACAGCGTTCCCCGGACGAATCCGGTGCAGGTCGGACGGGGCGTGAAGGATCACGTAGAGACCATCCAGAAGGAGCCCTTTGTCTATCTGGACACTGCCGGAGCAGACCTAAGCGCCATAGAGCGGAAGGAAGAACCGGTGACAGACCGGGCTGCTCCGGTGAAGAAGGGAGAGAAGGTGGGGGAGGCTGTCTATACGCTGGATGGAAGGGAGATCGGCCGGGTAGATATCCTTGCGGCAGAGTCGGTGGCAGGGGTGAGCATGAAAAGCGCGGCACAGGAGGCGGTCCGGTGGTATCTTCTGTAA
- a CDS encoding Rrf2 family transcriptional regulator, translating to MKLSTKGRYGLRAIIDLARYSETEPVSISSIAARQEISERYLEQLVALMKKAGLVKSIRGASGGYVLARPAAEISVGDVLRALEGSLEPVKCPAFSHEEECMAAGGCVTKYVWQKINDSINQTVEEIHLDELVEESRELNPSGEYEKPKCGN from the coding sequence TTGAAACTCTCAACAAAAGGACGATATGGATTAAGAGCCATCATCGATCTGGCAAGATACAGTGAGACGGAGCCAGTTTCCATCAGCAGCATCGCGGCCCGCCAGGAGATCTCCGAGCGGTATCTGGAACAGCTGGTGGCCCTTATGAAGAAGGCGGGGCTGGTCAAAAGCATCCGGGGAGCCTCCGGAGGGTATGTGCTGGCCAGGCCGGCGGCAGAGATCTCTGTGGGCGACGTGCTCCGGGCGCTGGAAGGAAGCCTGGAACCGGTAAAATGTCCGGCATTTTCTCATGAGGAGGAGTGTATGGCTGCCGGGGGCTGCGTCACCAAGTATGTGTGGCAGAAGATCAACGACAGCATCAACCAGACGGTGGAGGAGATCCATCTGGATGAGCTGGTGGAAGAGAGCAGGGAACTGAACCCTTCCGGGGAGTACGAGAAACCAAAATGCGGCAATTAG
- a CDS encoding histidinol-phosphatase HisJ family protein, with the protein MRADVHMHSFFSHDSGAAPEEMIRAAIGKGLEMICFTDHFDKDDMEWGEESIFNPEMYFRTLRPLQEKYRDQIDVRIGVELGLRPYLGDYYREFVSRYPFDFVIGSVHCVDSSDPATGQLFANQTDTEAYRQTFTETLEDIRAFQDFDVLGHLDYVVRYGRNRERDYQYERFSQEIDEILRFLIKNGKGLELNTAGLKYGLPFAHPHPDVLKRYRELGGEIITVGADGHCPEHVAYDYHKVGEILRACGFEYYTEFKDRKPVFKHLP; encoded by the coding sequence ATGAGGGCAGACGTGCATATGCATTCATTCTTTTCCCATGATTCCGGGGCGGCTCCGGAGGAGATGATCCGGGCGGCTATTGGGAAAGGACTGGAGATGATCTGTTTTACGGATCATTTTGACAAGGACGATATGGAGTGGGGAGAGGAGAGTATTTTTAATCCGGAAATGTATTTCAGGACTCTTCGTCCCCTGCAGGAAAAATACCGGGATCAGATCGACGTCAGGATCGGCGTGGAGCTGGGACTGCGGCCTTACCTGGGAGATTATTACCGGGAGTTTGTGTCCCGGTATCCCTTTGACTTTGTTATCGGGTCCGTCCATTGTGTGGATTCCTCTGATCCGGCCACCGGACAGCTTTTTGCCAACCAGACGGACACAGAGGCTTACCGGCAGACATTTACCGAGACGCTGGAAGACATCCGGGCCTTTCAGGACTTTGACGTGCTGGGCCATCTGGATTATGTGGTCCGATACGGAAGGAACCGGGAGAGAGATTACCAGTATGAACGGTTCTCCCAGGAGATCGATGAGATCCTGCGCTTTCTGATAAAGAACGGGAAAGGGCTGGAATTAAATACAGCTGGCCTGAAGTACGGTCTTCCTTTCGCCCATCCCCATCCGGATGTGCTGAAGCGTTACCGGGAACTGGGAGGAGAGATCATTACAGTAGGGGCGGACGGGCACTGTCCGGAGCACGTCGCCTATGATTACCACAAGGTGGGGGAGATCCTGAGAGCCTGCGGTTTTGAATATTATACAGAATTTAAGGACAGAAAGCCGGTTTTTAAGCATCTTCCATAA
- the nifS gene encoding cysteine desulfurase NifS: protein MEKLIYLDNAATTQTAPEVVEAMLPYFTEKYGNPSSVYGFASANKEVINLQRDNIAEVLGAKSNEIYFTAGGTESDNWALKATAEAYRDKGNHIITTKIEHHAILHSAQFLEKHGFEVTYVDVDENGVVKLDELEAAIRPETILISVMFANNEIGTIQPIKEIGKIAHDRGILFHTDAVQAFGHVPINVDECHIDMLSASGHKLNGPKGIGFLYIRKGVKIRSFIHGGSQERKRRAGTENVPGIVGLGTAARLAADTMEARSRQEARLRDHLIHRVLTEIPYCRLNGHPTDRLPNNANFSFQFIEGESLLILLDGKGICASSGSACTSGSLDPSHVLLAIGLPHEIAHGSLRLTLSHETTMEEIDYVVDSLKEIVARLREMSPLYEDFIKKQK, encoded by the coding sequence ATGGAAAAACTGATTTATCTGGACAACGCGGCGACCACCCAGACGGCGCCGGAGGTAGTGGAAGCCATGCTTCCTTATTTTACAGAGAAATACGGCAACCCGTCCAGTGTCTACGGGTTTGCTTCCGCCAATAAAGAAGTGATCAACCTGCAGAGGGACAATATCGCGGAAGTGCTGGGCGCTAAAAGCAATGAGATCTATTTCACCGCAGGAGGTACGGAGAGCGACAACTGGGCGCTGAAGGCCACTGCGGAAGCATACCGGGACAAAGGCAATCACATCATCACCACGAAGATCGAGCACCACGCCATTCTTCACTCTGCCCAGTTTCTGGAGAAGCACGGGTTTGAAGTGACTTATGTGGATGTGGACGAGAACGGAGTAGTGAAGCTGGATGAGCTGGAAGCGGCTATCCGTCCGGAGACCATTCTGATCTCGGTGATGTTTGCCAACAATGAGATCGGCACCATCCAGCCGATCAAAGAGATCGGGAAGATCGCCCATGACCGGGGGATCCTGTTCCACACCGACGCAGTTCAGGCTTTTGGACATGTACCCATCAATGTGGATGAGTGCCATATCGACATGCTCAGCGCCAGCGGCCATAAGCTGAACGGCCCCAAGGGCATCGGGTTCCTTTATATCCGCAAAGGCGTGAAGATCCGGTCCTTTATCCACGGGGGCAGCCAGGAGCGGAAGCGCCGGGCGGGAACGGAAAATGTGCCGGGCATCGTAGGGCTTGGGACGGCGGCCCGCCTTGCGGCAGATACCATGGAAGCGCGGAGCCGGCAGGAGGCCCGGCTGCGGGATCATCTGATCCACCGGGTACTGACGGAGATTCCCTACTGCCGTCTCAACGGACATCCCACGGACCGGCTTCCCAACAATGCCAACTTCAGCTTCCAGTTTATTGAAGGAGAGTCGCTTCTGATCCTGCTGGACGGCAAGGGGATCTGTGCTTCCAGTGGTTCTGCCTGCACCTCCGGATCTCTGGATCCATCCCATGTGCTGCTGGCCATCGGCCTGCCTCATGAGATCGCCCACGGGTCCCTCAGGCTTACGTTAAGCCATGAGACCACCATGGAGGAGATCGACTATGTGGTGGACAGCCTGAAGGAGATCGTGGCAAGACTGCGGGAAATGTCCCCGCTGTATGAGGACTTTATTAAGAAACAGAAGTAG
- a CDS encoding polysaccharide biosynthesis protein, with the protein MSRKHLLLKGAFILTLTGFATRFMGFFFRIFLSHTFGEEGVGLYQLIFPVYALCFSLTCSGIQTALSRCVAGRIASGREAEARELLRASILLTLTASCCCALFLQRFSGWIAQTFLQEPRCAQFLVILSYAFPFAALHSCIVGYYLGRRSTRVPAVSQLIEQAMRILSVFLFCQIGMKIGAPFGISVAVAGLVMGEIASSAYSLQMLRSREPSSPRKKRPFSLPPVRWGALRELVSFSLPLTASRVSLNILQSVEAVSIPLCLQAYGMTSREALSIYGVLTGMALPLILFPSAITNSLSTMLLPTVAQIQAARNRQGLARIIRQSVSSCVLLGCLCQVTLLAFGEWLGRFLFHSPLAGSFILTLSWICPFLYVNNTLVSILNGLGKTVRTFLINASSLALRIGGVFLLIPVFGIKGYLWGLLASQIWVFGICLLCLPGRKKAGQRDS; encoded by the coding sequence ATGTCCAGAAAACATCTCCTGCTCAAAGGCGCGTTCATTCTCACCCTGACTGGCTTCGCCACCCGGTTCATGGGGTTTTTCTTCCGGATCTTCTTAAGCCACACTTTCGGCGAGGAAGGCGTAGGGCTCTACCAGCTGATCTTTCCCGTCTATGCCCTTTGTTTCTCCCTGACCTGCTCCGGCATCCAGACCGCCCTCTCCCGCTGCGTGGCGGGAAGGATCGCCTCCGGCCGGGAAGCAGAAGCCCGGGAACTTCTGCGCGCCTCCATCCTTCTTACCCTGACTGCCTCCTGCTGCTGCGCTCTTTTCCTTCAGCGCTTCTCCGGGTGGATCGCCCAGACTTTTCTTCAGGAGCCCCGCTGCGCCCAGTTCCTTGTGATCCTCTCCTATGCCTTCCCCTTTGCCGCCCTTCACAGCTGCATCGTGGGATATTATCTGGGGCGCAGGTCCACCCGTGTTCCTGCTGTCTCCCAGCTGATCGAACAGGCGATGCGGATCCTGTCCGTCTTCCTGTTCTGCCAGATCGGAATGAAGATTGGCGCCCCCTTCGGGATCTCCGTCGCTGTGGCGGGCCTGGTCATGGGGGAGATCGCTTCCTCTGCCTACAGCCTGCAGATGCTCCGTTCCAGGGAACCTTCCTCTCCCCGGAAGAAGCGCCCCTTCTCCCTTCCGCCCGTCAGATGGGGAGCGCTCCGGGAACTGGTGTCCTTCTCCCTTCCTCTTACTGCCAGCCGGGTCTCGCTTAACATCCTGCAAAGTGTGGAAGCAGTATCTATCCCTCTCTGCCTGCAGGCCTACGGCATGACTTCCCGGGAAGCCTTAAGTATCTACGGCGTCCTTACCGGAATGGCCCTTCCCCTCATCCTCTTTCCGTCCGCCATCACCAATTCTTTATCCACCATGCTCCTTCCCACCGTGGCGCAGATCCAGGCAGCCCGCAACCGGCAGGGACTTGCCCGGATCATCCGCCAGTCTGTCTCCTCCTGCGTCCTGCTGGGGTGTCTGTGCCAGGTAACCCTGCTGGCCTTTGGGGAATGGCTGGGCCGGTTCCTGTTCCACAGTCCTCTGGCCGGAAGCTTTATCCTGACCCTGTCCTGGATCTGCCCCTTCCTCTACGTCAACAATACCCTTGTCAGCATCCTGAACGGACTGGGTAAGACTGTCCGCACCTTTCTTATCAACGCCTCCAGCCTGGCTCTGCGGATCGGCGGCGTCTTCCTTTTAATCCCGGTCTTTGGCATAAAAGGATACCTGTGGGGTCTGCTGGCAAGCCAGATCTGGGTGTTTGGGATCTGTCTTCTCTGCCTTCCAGGCAGGAAAAAAGCGGGCCAGAGAGATTCCTGA
- a CDS encoding heavy metal translocating P-type ATPase has product MKQYQVTGMSCAACSARVEKAVSGVEGVESCSVSLLTNSMGVEGTASPEAVIAAVEAAGYGASEKGAGQNSQAMSASAQEEMLKDKETSVLRRRLIASLCFLIPMMYVSMGHTMWNWPLPEALAENHVALGLIQLLLTTAVMVINQKFFISGFKSLWHRAPNMDTLVALGAGASYGYSLFALFAMTDAQMRGDLEAVMSYMHEFYFESAAMILTLITVGKMLEARSKGRTTDALKSLMKLAPKTATLVRDGNEIQVSVDQVRKGDIFLVRPGENIPVDGVVLDGISAVNESALTGESIPVDKEAGDPVSAATLNQSGFLKCQASRVGEDTTLSRIIQMVSDAAATKAPIAKVADRVSGVFVPAVIGIAAVTILVWLMAGQTAGFALARGISVLVISCPCALGLATPVAIMVGNGMGAKNGILFKTAVSLEETGKMEIVALDKTGTITSGEPRVTDLLPAEGVTEEELLTLAWHLEKKSEHPLARAVIQRAEETGLAGGPEIADFQAVAGNGLSGRLGEDRLIGGNLKFIREYAEVPADLQRKAQGLAEEGKTPLFFARNGRLAGIIAVADVIKEDSPRAVKELQNMGIRVVMLTGDNERTARAIGRQAGVDEVIAGVLPEGKESVIRRLKKQGKVAMVGDGINDAPALTRADMGIAIGAGTDIAIDAADVVLMKSRLSDVPAAIRLSRATLRNIHENLFWAFFYNVIGIPLAAGVWFPLLGLKLNPMFGAAAMSLSSFCVVTNALRLNWFDMHDGKKDKKIRSIDLSEEKEEEKMKKTMKIEGMMCGHCEARVKKCLEALPEVEEAVVSHEAGTAVVTLSGEIADEVLKKTVEDQDYKVLEIQ; this is encoded by the coding sequence ATGAAACAATATCAGGTAACCGGGATGAGCTGCGCCGCCTGCAGCGCCCGGGTGGAGAAGGCGGTCTCCGGGGTGGAAGGAGTAGAGTCCTGCTCCGTCAGCCTTCTGACCAATTCCATGGGCGTGGAGGGGACTGCATCGCCGGAAGCCGTCATTGCAGCGGTGGAGGCGGCAGGGTACGGCGCCTCGGAAAAGGGGGCCGGGCAGAACAGTCAGGCTATGAGCGCTTCCGCGCAGGAGGAGATGTTAAAGGACAAGGAGACTTCGGTGCTTCGGCGGCGGCTTATCGCATCCCTTTGCTTTCTGATCCCCATGATGTACGTATCCATGGGGCATACCATGTGGAACTGGCCCCTGCCGGAGGCGCTGGCAGAGAACCACGTGGCCCTGGGGCTGATCCAGCTTCTTTTGACTACCGCAGTGATGGTCATCAATCAGAAGTTTTTCATCAGCGGATTTAAGAGCCTGTGGCACAGGGCCCCCAATATGGACACCCTGGTGGCCCTGGGAGCGGGAGCTTCCTACGGGTACAGCCTTTTTGCCCTCTTTGCCATGACGGACGCCCAGATGCGGGGCGATCTGGAGGCAGTGATGTCCTATATGCATGAGTTCTATTTTGAGTCGGCGGCCATGATCCTGACCCTGATCACGGTGGGCAAGATGCTGGAGGCCCGTTCCAAGGGGCGGACCACCGACGCCCTGAAGAGCCTGATGAAGCTGGCGCCCAAGACGGCCACCCTTGTGCGGGATGGGAACGAGATCCAGGTGTCGGTGGATCAGGTGCGCAAAGGAGATATTTTCCTGGTCCGGCCGGGAGAGAATATCCCGGTGGACGGAGTGGTGCTGGACGGGATCAGCGCGGTCAATGAGTCGGCTCTGACAGGTGAGAGTATCCCGGTGGATAAGGAAGCGGGAGACCCGGTGTCCGCAGCTACGCTGAATCAGTCCGGGTTCCTGAAGTGCCAGGCTTCCCGGGTGGGCGAGGATACCACCCTCTCCCGGATCATCCAGATGGTCAGCGACGCGGCGGCCACCAAGGCGCCTATCGCCAAGGTGGCGGACCGGGTATCCGGCGTGTTTGTGCCGGCGGTGATCGGGATCGCCGCAGTTACCATCCTGGTTTGGCTTATGGCGGGACAGACGGCAGGCTTCGCCCTTGCCAGAGGGATCTCCGTGCTGGTGATCAGCTGTCCCTGCGCCCTGGGACTTGCCACTCCGGTGGCTATCATGGTGGGCAACGGGATGGGAGCCAAAAACGGGATCCTCTTTAAGACGGCAGTCTCTCTGGAAGAGACCGGGAAGATGGAGATCGTGGCGCTGGACAAGACCGGGACCATCACCAGCGGAGAGCCCAGGGTTACCGATCTCCTTCCGGCGGAAGGGGTGACGGAAGAAGAACTTCTGACCCTGGCCTGGCATCTGGAGAAGAAAAGCGAGCATCCCCTGGCCCGGGCAGTGATCCAGAGGGCGGAAGAAACAGGACTTGCCGGTGGGCCTGAGATTGCTGATTTCCAGGCGGTGGCCGGAAACGGCCTGTCCGGACGGCTGGGAGAAGACCGGCTTATAGGCGGAAATCTGAAGTTTATCCGGGAGTATGCAGAAGTCCCTGCAGACCTTCAAAGGAAGGCACAAGGGCTGGCGGAGGAAGGAAAGACCCCTCTGTTCTTTGCCAGGAATGGACGTCTTGCAGGGATCATCGCCGTGGCGGACGTGATCAAGGAGGACAGCCCCCGGGCAGTGAAAGAGCTGCAGAATATGGGGATCCGGGTGGTCATGCTCACCGGAGACAATGAGCGCACAGCCCGGGCTATCGGCCGTCAGGCGGGAGTGGACGAGGTGATCGCCGGCGTTCTCCCGGAAGGCAAGGAGAGCGTGATCCGCAGACTGAAGAAACAGGGCAAGGTGGCCATGGTGGGAGACGGGATCAACGACGCCCCGGCCCTTACCAGAGCCGATATGGGGATCGCCATCGGCGCAGGCACCGATATCGCCATCGACGCAGCGGACGTGGTGCTGATGAAGAGCCGCTTAAGCGACGTGCCCGCGGCCATCCGGTTAAGCCGGGCTACGCTGCGCAATATCCATGAGAACCTGTTCTGGGCCTTCTTCTACAACGTGATCGGGATCCCCCTGGCGGCAGGCGTGTGGTTCCCGCTGCTGGGACTGAAGTTGAACCCTATGTTCGGGGCGGCGGCAATGAGCCTGTCCAGTTTCTGCGTGGTGACCAATGCGCTGCGGCTGAACTGGTTTGATATGCATGACGGGAAAAAAGACAAAAAGATCAGATCCATAGATCTGTCAGAAGAAAAGGAGGAAGAAAAAATGAAGAAAACCATGAAGATCGAGGGAATGATGTGCGGACACTGTGAGGCAAGAGTGAAGAAATGCCTGGAAGCTCTGCCCGAGGTAGAGGAGGCGGTAGTAAGCCACGAGGCGGGGACCGCTGTTGTGACCTTAAGCGGTGAGATCGCCGATGAGGTGTTGAAGAAGACGGTGGAGGATCAGGACTACAAGGTGCTGGAGATCCAGTAG
- the gap gene encoding type I glyceraldehyde-3-phosphate dehydrogenase has product MAVKVAINGFGRIGRLAFRQMFGAEGYEVVAINDLTSPKMLAHLLKYDSSQGKYALADTVQATDDSIIVDGKEIKIYAKANAEELPWGEIGVDVVLECTGFYTSKEKASAHVKAGARKVVISAPAGNDLPTIVYNVNHNTLKPEDTVISAASCTTNCLAPMAKALNDLAPIKTGIMCTIHAYTGDQMTLDGPQRKGDLRRSRAAACNIVPNSTGAAKAIGLVIPELNGKLIGAAQRVPTPTGSTTILTAVVEGNVTVDQINEAMKAASNESFGYNTDEIVSSDIIGMRYGSLFDATQTMVLPLDNGTTQVQVVSWYDNENSYTSQMVRTIKYFSELA; this is encoded by the coding sequence ATGGCAGTAAAAGTAGCGATCAATGGATTCGGCCGTATTGGACGTCTTGCGTTCAGACAGATGTTCGGAGCAGAGGGATATGAGGTAGTTGCGATCAACGACCTGACATCTCCGAAGATGCTTGCTCACCTGTTAAAGTATGATTCTTCACAGGGCAAATACGCACTGGCTGACACCGTACAGGCAACCGATGACTCTATCATCGTTGACGGCAAGGAGATCAAGATCTACGCAAAGGCAAACGCTGAGGAGCTTCCCTGGGGAGAGATCGGTGTAGACGTTGTTCTGGAGTGTACAGGTTTCTACACCTCCAAGGAGAAGGCTTCCGCACACGTAAAAGCTGGAGCAAGAAAAGTCGTTATCTCCGCACCGGCTGGAAACGACCTGCCAACTATCGTATATAATGTAAACCACAACACCCTGAAGCCGGAAGATACTGTTATCTCCGCAGCTTCCTGTACTACAAACTGTCTGGCTCCGATGGCAAAGGCTCTGAACGACCTTGCACCGATCAAGACAGGTATCATGTGTACCATCCACGCTTACACAGGCGATCAGATGACTCTGGACGGACCGCAGAGAAAAGGCGATCTGAGAAGATCCCGTGCGGCTGCCTGCAACATCGTTCCTAACAGCACCGGCGCTGCGAAAGCCATCGGTCTGGTTATCCCGGAACTGAACGGCAAACTGATCGGAGCTGCTCAGCGTGTTCCGACCCCGACAGGTTCTACCACGATCCTGACCGCTGTTGTAGAAGGCAACGTAACCGTTGATCAGATCAACGAGGCTATGAAGGCTGCTTCCAACGAGTCCTTCGGATACAACACAGACGAGATCGTATCCAGCGATATCATCGGTATGAGATATGGTTCTCTGTTCGACGCTACTCAGACGATGGTACTTCCTCTGGACAACGGAACCACACAGGTTCAGGTTGTTTCCTGGTATGACAATGAGAATTCTTACACCAGCCAGATGGTAAGAACAATCAAATACTTCTCTGAATTAGCATAA
- the mnmA gene encoding tRNA 2-thiouridine(34) synthase MnmA, with the protein MEKKKVVVGMSGGVDSSVAAWLLKEEGYDVIGVTMQIWQEENPKIQEEEGGCCGLSAVEDARRVAASLGIPYYVMNFRQEFREQVIDYFVQEYEKGRTPNPCIACNRYVKWEALLNRSRAIGADYIATGHYARVCQLDNGRYTLGRAKGGEKDQTYALYSLTQEQLAHTLMPVGAYDKGRIREIAQELGLRVADKPDSQDICFVPDGDYASYIREYTGRESIPGNFVLADGTVVGQHKGIIHYTVGQRKGLGLSMGMPVFVLEIRPETNEIVVGPAENALTRTVRADQVNFMAIPDLTAPRRVWAKIRYNHRGAWCTVEKTGEDEILCTFEEPQRAVTPGQAVVLYEDDCVLGGGTIRGNDKTR; encoded by the coding sequence ATGGAGAAAAAAAAGGTAGTAGTAGGAATGTCCGGCGGCGTGGATTCATCTGTGGCCGCCTGGCTGCTGAAAGAAGAAGGATATGACGTGATCGGGGTGACCATGCAGATCTGGCAGGAGGAGAATCCTAAGATCCAGGAGGAAGAAGGGGGCTGCTGCGGCTTAAGCGCGGTGGAGGATGCAAGAAGAGTAGCGGCTTCCCTTGGGATCCCCTATTATGTCATGAATTTCCGGCAGGAATTCCGGGAGCAGGTGATCGACTATTTTGTGCAGGAATATGAGAAGGGGCGAACCCCCAATCCCTGCATCGCCTGCAACCGGTATGTGAAGTGGGAAGCCCTCCTTAACCGGAGCCGGGCCATCGGGGCGGATTATATCGCCACCGGGCATTACGCCCGGGTCTGTCAGCTGGATAATGGAAGGTATACCCTTGGCAGGGCAAAGGGCGGGGAGAAGGATCAGACTTACGCCCTGTACAGTCTGACCCAGGAGCAGCTTGCCCATACCCTGATGCCGGTAGGCGCTTATGACAAGGGCAGGATCCGCGAGATTGCCCAGGAACTGGGCCTTCGCGTGGCGGATAAGCCAGACAGCCAGGACATCTGCTTTGTCCCGGACGGAGACTATGCCTCCTACATCCGGGAATATACCGGGAGAGAAAGCATTCCCGGTAACTTTGTCCTTGCGGACGGTACAGTGGTGGGACAGCATAAGGGGATCATCCATTATACGGTGGGCCAGCGGAAGGGCCTGGGACTTTCCATGGGAATGCCGGTGTTCGTGCTGGAGATCCGGCCAGAGACCAATGAGATTGTGGTGGGACCGGCGGAAAACGCCCTGACCCGTACCGTCCGGGCGGACCAGGTGAATTTCATGGCGATCCCGGATCTTACGGCTCCCCGGCGGGTGTGGGCCAAGATCCGTTATAACCACAGGGGCGCCTGGTGCACCGTAGAAAAGACCGGAGAGGATGAGATCCTGTGCACCTTTGAAGAACCCCAGCGGGCCGTCACCCCGGGACAGGCAGTGGTATTGTATGAGGACGACTGCGTACTGGGCGGCGGGACCATCCGGGGAAATGACAAGACTAGATAA